The Pochonia chlamydosporia 170 chromosome 1, whole genome shotgun sequence genome window below encodes:
- a CDS encoding MFS transporter (similar to Coccidioides immitis RS XP_001246588.1) — MTPPGRQVTYESAASTNNPPEKQAYPHSKWSFGVLNDKSTIEVPGSVLLLAADRNEPLGLRNIHARTSHSSIPTGFPVDSDRQSIRRQTQPEKKKTEDGTIILDPQPDESANDPLNWPGWKRDSALLSLGFYCMIGGGIGSIMAAGFTNIAHDYAVNVETVSLVVGLYMMGLGIGAVLASPTAILFGKRPIYLASAIIFILTCIWAGLSPSFPSLLAARIVQGMSLSPVECLPSATIAEIFFLHERAYRIGIYTLLLLGGKNLIPLISAAIIGRFGWRWVFFIVAIVTCFSFILLFLFVPETFWDRTPTRSPTKRPSFLRRLSSRRSVSSQRPVPVANLPKLPNKEEDTQGADSPQVLNSSSQQPGVPPGQLGDSLAPPISENMQPTNVIPTEDRDQLQTSNQNKSIEKAQDVNETSNIDPERAEPLPVLAPVTKAYTHELRQRPAIPFRQQLRPYHGRLNNDKWLKVMVRPFILFAYPAVLWSAAVYACSIGWLMVISEIMAIIYRDPTSYNFTPLQTGLVYIAPFVGGILGTAVAGKVSDIVVRAMSSRNGGLYEPEFRLVMAIPIALATCMGLMGFGWSAEQKDHWIVPTVFFGVLSFGCSLGSTTSITFCVDSYRQYAGEALVTLNFSKNIFHGLVFSLFVSSWMVKDGPRKVFMWLGIIQLILQLTTIPLFIFGKRARLWTVRKNFMEKF; from the exons ATGACTCCTCCTGGTCGTCAAGTCACTTATGAGTCCGCTGCAAGCACTAATAACCCACCAGAGAAGCAAGCATATCCACACTCAAAATGGAGCTTCGGCGTTCTCAATGATAAGTCAACTATAGAAGTTCCAG GTTCGGTGCTTTTACTGGCAGCAGACCGTAATGAGCCTCTCGGTCTACGCAACATCCACGCTAGAACATCTCATTCATCCATCCCGACGGGATTTCCAGTCGATTCTGATAGACAATCCATCCGACGTCAGACACAGccggaaaagaaaaagaccgAAGATGGCACCATCATCCTTGATCCCCAGCCGGATGAGTCTGCAAACGATCCTCTCAACTGGCCGGGCTGGAAGCGTGATTCTGCTCTCTTATCCCTGGGGTTCTACTGCATGATTGGCGGTGGAATTGGGtccatcatggctgctggaTTTACAAATATTGCTCACGACTATGCCGTGAACGTGGAAACTGTTTCCTTAGTTGTTGGCCTCTACATGATGGGCCTTGGTATTGGAGCTGTCCTGGCATCTCCCACAGCGATTCTTTTTGGAAAACGACCAATTTATCTTGCAAGCGCCATAATATTTATCCTCACCTGCATTTGGGCAGGCTTATCGCCCAGCTTCCCCTCTCTCCTAGCAGCCCGCATCGTTCAAGGAATGTCGTTGAGTCCGGTAGAATGCCTTCCGTCTGCGACAATTGCCGAGATTTTCTTCCTGCATGAAAGAGCGTACCGTATTGGAATATATACCTTGTTACTTTTAGGTGGAAAGAATTTGATACCTTTGATAAGCGCGGCTATTATTGGGAGGTTTGGGTGGCGCTGGGTGTTTTT TATTGTGGCAATTGTGACCTGCTTCAGCTTTATTTTGCTGTTCCTCTTCGTGCCTGAGACCTTTTGGGATCGGACGCCAACTAGAAGTCCTACGAAGCGACCGAGCTTTCTTCGTCGCCTGTCATCTAGAAGGAGCGTATCATCTCAGCGACCGGTGCCAGTCGCAAATCTGCCCAAACTTCCTAACAAGGAAGAAGATACACAAGGTGCAGATAGCCCGCAAGTACTGAATAGCAGCTCACAACAACCTGGGGTGCCTCCTGGTCAACTGGGGGATAGTCTGGCTCCCCCAATCTCGGAAAACATGCAACCGACCAACGTCATCCCAACTGAAGACAGGGACCAGCTTCAAACGTCAAACCAAAATAAATCGATTGAAAAGGCTCAAGATGTCAACGAAACCTCAAATATAGACCCGGAACGAGCTGAACCCTTACCAGTGTTAGCCCCAGTGACCAAGGCATACACTCATGAGCTACGGCAACGCCCTGCAATACCCTTCAGACAACAACTAAGACCATATCACGGCCGCCTCAACAATGACAAATGGCTCAAAGTCATGGTGCGACCTTTCATTCTTTTTGCCTATCCAGCCGTGTTGTGGTCTGCCGCTGTCTATGCCTGTTCGATCGGTTGGCTCATGGTGATTTCCGAGATCATGGCAATTATCTATCGAGACCCTACATCCTACAATTTCACCCCTTTACAGACCGGCCTGGTATATATTGCGCCTTTTGTTGGAGGTATTCTAGGCACAGCTGTAGCGGGCAAAGTTAGCGACATCGTCGTTCGGGCAATGTCGTCACGCAATGGAGGATTATACGAACCAGAGTTTCGACTCGTCATGGCCATTCCAATTGCTCTTGCAACATGCATGGGATTGATGGGCTTCGGGTGGTCTGCAGAGCAAAAAGATCATTGGATTGTCCCTACAGTGTTCTTTGGAGTCCTGTCTTTTGGCTGCTCACTAGGCTCGACAACATCCATTACGTTCTGCGTGGACAGTTACCGACAGTATGCTGGCGAGGCCCTCGTAACGCTGAATTTCTCCAAGAATATTTTCCATGGCCTGGTATTCAGCTTGTTTGTGTCCAGTTGGATGGTTAAAGACGGCCCACGAAAAGTATTCATGTGGCTTGGGATTATTCAGCTCATCTTGCAGCTCACTACGATACCCTTATTTATATTCGGCAAGCGAGCCAGGCTGTGGACGGTGAGGAAGAATTTCATGGAGAAATTCTAG